The following are from one region of the Nicotiana tabacum cultivar K326 chromosome 3, ASM71507v2, whole genome shotgun sequence genome:
- the LOC107788569 gene encoding transcription factor MYB102 codes for MGRAPCCDKNGLKKGPWTPEEDQKLIDYIQKHGYGNWRTLPKNAGLQRCGKSCRLRWTNYLRPDIKRGRFSFEEEETIIQLHSVLGNKWSAIAARLPGRTDNEIKNYWNTHIRKRLLRMGIDPVTHSPRLDLLDLSSILNPSLYHSSHQMNLSRLFGHVQSLVNPEVLRLATSLLSSQRQNSNFLMPNNLQENQICNPQVQNQLPQMVQITSQVQNPIQDIPTCTTLCTTSCVPFSSEAQLMQPPTNMEQFSSNLENFSSQNCQVNEWQSNGVPSNLTDDYFAVQNYGYYHEVDQSIRDPPPSDASTFQSNDSNNFSFQSVLSNLSTPSSSPTPLNSNSTYFNNSSSTTEDERDSYCSNVLNFDIPNIWDSTNEFM; via the exons ATGGGAAGAGCTCCTTGTTGTGACAAAAATGGACTTAAGAAGGGTCCATGGACCCCTGAAGAAGATCAAAAGCTCATTGATTACATTCAAAAACATGGCTATGGAAATTGGAGAACTCTTCCAAAGAATGCTG GACTTCAAAGGTGTGGAAAGAGTTGCAGGCTTCGTTGGACAAACTATCTAAGGCCAGATATTAAAAGGGGAAGGTtctcttttgaagaagaagagacAATCATTCAACTGCATAGTGTTTTAGGGAACAA GTGGTCTGCTATTGCTGCGCGTTTGCCCGGTAGAACTGATAATGAAATCAAGAACTATTGGAACACTCACATCAGAAAAAGGCTTTTGAGAATGGGAATTGATCCAGTAACTCATAGTCCACGCCTTGATCTTCTTGAtctttcttccattttaaaccctTCACTCTACCATTCATCTCATCAAATGAATCTTTCAAGATTGTTTGGTCATGTCCAATCATTGGTAAATCCTGAAGTTTTGAGATTAGCTACTTCTCTTTTATCCTCACAACGCCAAAACTCTAACTTTTTAATGCCAAATAATCTTCAAGAAAATCAAATATGCAATCCTCAAGTCCAAAACCAATTGCCACAAATGGTCCAAATTACTAGCCAAGTTCAAAACCCTATTCAAGATATTCCAACTTGCACCACTTTATGTACTACTTCATGTGTTCCATTTTCAAGTGAAGCTCAACTCATGCAGCCACCTACAAATATGGAACAATTCTCATCAAATCTTGAAAACTTTAGCTCACAAAATTGCCAAGTAAATGAGTGGCAAAGCAATGGGGTTCCTTCAAATTTGACTGATGATTATTTTGCTGTACAAAATTATGGGTACTATCATGAGGTGGATCAGTCCATCAGGGATCCTCCACCGTCCGATGCTTCAACATTTCAATCCAACGATAGCAACAACTTCAGCTTTCAATCTGTTTTGTCTAATTTATCGACGCCTTCATCAAGTCCCACGCCATTGAATTCAAACTCAACTTACTTCAACAACAGCAGCAGCACAACTGAAGATGAGAGAGATAGCTACTGCAGCAACGTGTTGAACTTTGATATCCCAAATATTTGGGATTCCACTAATGAATTTATGTAA